The following proteins are co-located in the Poecile atricapillus isolate bPoeAtr1 chromosome 2, bPoeAtr1.hap1, whole genome shotgun sequence genome:
- the ACTR3B gene encoding actin-related protein 3B encodes MASCLPPCVIDGGTGYTKLGYAGNTEPQFIIPSCIAIRESAKVGDQAQRRVMKGVDDLDFFIGDEAIDKPTYATKWPIRHGIVEDWDLMERFMEQVIFKYLRAEPEDHYFLMTEPPLNTPENREYLAEIMFESFNIPGLYIAVQAVLALAASWTSRQVGERTLTGIVIDSGDGVTHVIPVAEGYVIGSCIKHIPIAGRDITYFIQQLLREREVGIPPEQSLETAKAIKEKYCYICPDIVKEFAKYDGDSRKWIKQYTGINAINKTKFVIDVGYERFLGPEIFFHPEFANPDFMESISDVVDEVIQNCPIDVRRPLYKNVVLSGGSTMFRDFGRRLQRDLKRVVDARLRLSEELSGGRIKPKPVEVQVITHHMQRYAVWFGGSMLASTPEFFQVCHTKKDYEEYGPSICRHNPVFGVMS; translated from the exons gtATACAAAGCTTGGCTATGCAGGAAATACGGAACCTCAGTTCATTATCCCATCAT gTATTGCAATCCGAGAGTCGGCCAAAGTGGGGGACCAGGCTCAGAGGAGGGTAATGAAAGGTGTTGATGATCTGGACTTTTTCATAGGAGATGAAGCCATAGATAAACCTACCTATGCTACAAAG TGGCCTATCCGACATGGAATTGTTGAAGACTGGGACCTCATGGAGAGGTTCATGGAGCAGGTCATTTTTAAGTACCTTCGAGCTGAGCCCGAGGATCACTATTTTTTAATG aCAGAGCCTCCACTGAACACACCAGAAAACAGAGAATATCTTGCAGAAATCATGTTTGAATCATTTAACATCCCAGGACTTTACATTGCCGTGCAG GCAGTGTTGGCCTTAGCTGCCTCCTGGACATCACGGCAGGTGGGGGAGCGGACTCTGACTGGAATTGTCATCGATAGTGGTGATGGTGTGACCCACGTAATCCCTGTG GCAGAAGGCTATGTAATTGGAAGTTGCATCAAACATATTCCTATTGCAGGTAGAGATATTACTTACTTTATTCAACAGCTTCTAAGGGAAAGGGAGGTAGGAATTCCTCCTGAACAATCTCTGGAGACAGCAAAAGCCATAAAG GAGAAGTACTGTTACATTTGCCCCGACATAGTGAAGGAATTTGCCAAGTACGACGGAGACTCTCGCAAGTGGATCAAACAATACACGGGCATCAACGCCATCAATAAAACCAAGTTTGTTATAGATGTTGGTTACGAGAGGTTCCTGGGGCCTGAAATCTTCTTCCATCCCGAG TTTGCTAACCCTGATTTCATGGAATCCATTTCGGATGTAGTTGATGAAGTTATACAGAACTGTCCCATTGATGTCCGGCGTCCATTATATAAG AATGTGGTCCTTTCAGGAGGATCCACGATGTTCAGGGACTTTGGACGACGACTGCAAAGGGATTTGAAGAGAGTGGTGGATGCAAGATTGCGGCTTAGTGAGGAGCTCAGTGGTGGTCGGATAAAA CCCAAACCAGTGGAAGTTCAAGTGATAACACATCACATGCAGCGTTATGCAGTTTGGTTTGGAGGTTCCATGCTGGCTTCAACA cCAGAGTTTTTCCAAGTATGTCACACCAAGAAGGACTATGAAGAGTATGGCCCTAGTATTTGTCGTCATAATCCTGTTTTTGGAGTCATGTCATAA